The genomic DNA AGACCGTTGACGAGCTTACCGCCCTCGCCAAGGACCTCAACGTCGAGGGGGCTTCGGGGCTGAGGAAGCAGGAGCTCATCTTCGCCATTCTCCAGGCCCAGGCCGAGAAGGCGGGAACGGTGTACGGGGCGGGGGTTCTCGAGATTCTCCCCGACGGCTTCGGCTTCCTCCGTTCCCCCGACTACAGCTATCTGCCGAGCCCTGACGATATATACGTGTCCCCTTCGCAGATCAGGAGGTTCGGCCTGAGGACCGGCGACTTCGTCTCCGGACAGATCAGGCCGCCCAAAGAGAACGAGCGGTACTTCGCCCTCCTCAAGGTCGAAAGCATCAACAACGAAACGGTCGAGCACAATGTAAGCCGTCCGCTCTTCGACAACCTTACGCCCTACTACCCGACGGAGAAGATCAACCTCGAGTATGACAGCAGCGACTTCTCGATGCGGGTCATGGACCTCATCACGCCGATCGGCAAGGGGCAGCGCGGGCTGATCGTCGCCGCGCCGAGGACCGGCAAGACCATGCTCCTCCAGTCGATCGCGAAAGCGATCAAGAAAAACCACAAGGAAGTGCACCTTATCATACTGCTGATCGACGAGCGGCCCGAAGAGGTGACCGACTGGAAGCGGCAGGTCAGCACCGCGGAGATCATAAGCTCCACCTTCGACGAGCCGCCGCAGCGCCACTGCCAGGTCTCCGAGATGGTTACCGAACGGGCGAAACGCCTCGTCGAAGGGAAGCGGGATGTCATCATCCTCCTCGACAGCATCACCCGCCTCGCGCGGGCGTACAACGCCATAACCCCCACGAGCGGCAAGGTGCTCTCCGGCGGTCTCGACGCCAATGCCCTCCAGCGGCCGAAGCGGTTCTTCGGCACCGCCCGGAGCCTTGAAGAGGGCGGCAGCCTCACGATCCTGGCGACCTCGCTCGTCGACACCGGCAGCAGGATGGACGATGTCATCTTCGAAGAGTTCAAGGGCACCGGCAATATGGAAATACATCTCGACCGGAAGCTGGTCGACAAGAGAATATTCCCGAGCATCGATATCAATGCTTCGGGCACGAGGAAAGAAGAGCTGCTGGTCGACAAGGACGTACTGAACAAGATGTGGATTCTCAGGAAGGTCCTGAACCCGCTCAGCACGATCGAGAGCGTCGAGTTCCTGCTGAGCAAGCTGAAAGGCACCAAGCACAACAGAGAGTTTCTCGAGATGATGAACAAGTAAGACAGCGTGTCGTCCGCTGCCGGCGGCAGACGGGCAGCCGGATGCGATGCGTGGTACGCTATGAGCGATGGCCTATAATCGAGAGACCGACGATCACTGTTTTGTCTGCGGCACGGCGAACCCCTGCGGTCTGCAGCTCCGCTTCAAAGCCGATGGCGGCAAGGTCGCCGCGTCCTTCACCTCTTCCGCCGCGCACCAGGGGTACAAGGGCCTCGTGCACGGCGGCATACTCGCCTCGATCCTGGACGAGGCGATGATACAGGCGGCCCTCCTTCGCGGCCTCTCCCCGGTTACCGCCGAGCTCTCCGTACGCTTCACCAGCCCGCTGCGGGTCGGTGAGCGCGCCCGTGTCGAGGCCGAGATCGTCACCGGCGGCACGAGACTGCTCAAGGCCGCTGCGCGGCTCTTCGGAGCGGACGGCGGCGCCATTGCCGAGGCGCAGGCCAAATTGATAGTATAGAGTAATGAAAGGCTACTTTCTCATCGTCGGCACGCTCGTCTTCGTCGTATCCGGCCTTATTACGCTCAATATCTTCTTCCAGCAGTCGCTCCAGATGGAGATCGCCGAGCAGTTCAACCGCCAGCAGCTCCTGCTCTCCCGCTCCATCGCCGACAACATAGAATCGCATCTCCAGCACGAGAAGGCGGAGCTCCTCCTGATCTCCCGTATCCTCTCCGAAGTCGATATCAGGAAGAACCCCTCCCTGCTGCAGGAGGAGATCACCCCGGCGTACACCAAGCTCACCAATACCGGCATCGGGCTGATTGACGCGGAGGGGAGCCTCCTCTTTTTCAAAGGGGACCCTGCGCTGGTGAGACCCGTCGTTCCCGCTATGCTCGGAAAGGCCCGGGAGGCCGGTCCGGGCGGCACTGCGCTGCTCGAGTCCGCAGGCGCCCTCTTCACCCTGGCGCCGCTCTACCGGCAGCAGCGGCTCGAGGCCGTCGTCTTCTTCTGGACCAGGATCGATGCTATCGCGCATACCTATGTAAGCAGCATCAAGTCCGGCAGCAGGGGATATGCATGGATGATGGACAGGAGCGGCAACCTCCTCTACCATCCCACCCAGCCCGACATGGTGGGGAAAAACCTTTACAAGGCGGATGCCACCTGCTTCAAGTGCCACCTGAGCTTCGATCTCGAGAAGAAGATCATCGAGGGCAAGACGGACAGCTTCGGGAGGCACATCGCCCCCTCGGGAGAGGACAAGATCATCGCCTTCTCCACCGCCCAGTTCGGCGGCCTCACCTGGGTGATCGCCATCTCGTCGCCGTATTCCGAGGTGACCCGCACGACCCGCAACAGCATGGAGATCTATTCCTACCTGATCATCTCCATCTTCGTGACCACGAGCATCGTCTCGGCCATGCTCATCGTGTTCAACAAGAAGAGGATCACGGCGGAGTCGGTGGCGCGGCGCAAGGAAGAGCTCGAGCGCTATGCCGTCGAGCTCGAGGAGCGGGTGAACGACCGGACCGCGGAGCTCGCAGGCGAAAAGGAAAAGCTGAACACGATCGTGAGCGCCATCGGCAGCGGCATCGTGCTGATCACCAGAGGGGGAAGGATACAGTGGACGAACCAGGCCTTCGCAGAGATGGCCGGCGGGGACATGGTGGGAAGGACCTGCGAGGAGGTCTGCCGGGACTGCACCATGCTCGAAAACTACGACAGCGATGATATCGACACCGTCATCGTCTCGAACCTCTTCGGCAAGAGAGACAAGTTCTTCCAGGTGACTACGGCGCCGGTGAGAGGGGCGGACGGGGAGCTGCACGGCTACATCAGGCTCATACAGGACGTCACCGAGATCAAGAAGATGGAACAGCAGATCATGCACTCCGAAAAGCTCGCTTCCATCGGCAGGCTCGCGGCGGGCATCGCCCACGAAATCGGCAACCCCCTCACCTCCATCTTCTCCTTTGTCCAGATCCTCAGGGAGATGGAGGAGGACTCGTTCAAGCGGGAAAGCCTCGAGACGATCTATTTCCATATCAACCGGATCTCGGAGATACTGAAGCAGCTCTCGGGCTTCTCGAAAATGCCGGCCAGCGGGGGGATGACGAGCGCCTGCTCGCTCAACGAGATCATCGAGACCTCGGTCAATCTGATCCAGTACGACAGGAAAGCGAAGAGCACTGCCATCGTCAAGGAGCTCGCGCCGTCGCTGCCGGATGTCGTCTGCGACTCCAACCAGCTCTCCCAGGTGTTCGTGAACCTCACGCTCAACGCCATGGACGCCATGCCCGACGGCGGCACACTCACCGTACGGAGCTTCCTCGAAGACGGCGCCGTCGTGGTGCAGTTCCGGGATACCGGGACCGGCATCCCGAAAGAGGACGTGAACAAAATTTTCGACCCCTTCTATACGACCAAGGAGAAAGGGACCGGGCTCGGGCTCGCGGTCAGTTATAATATAATAAAAAAGATGAACGGGACGTTGACCGTCGAGAGCGAGCCCGGGAAAGGGACGACCTTCGTTATCTCCCTTCCGGTCAAAGGAGCATGAAGCCGAAGATACTCATAGTGGACGACGAGCAGGACATCTGCAAGGCCCTCGCCTTCCTGCTCAGACGGGAGGAGTATGAGGTCGTCACTGCTGCGAGCGGCGAGGAGGCCGTCGAGAGAATCGCCGGGGAGAGCTTCGATGTGATCCTCACCGATCTCAAGATGGGCAAGGTCGACGGCATGGCGGTCCTCGAGAAGGCGAGAGAGCTCGCGCCCGACACGCCGGTGCTCATCATGACCGCGTTCGCTTCCATAGAATCCGCGGTCGAGGCGATGCGCAAGGGCGCGGCCGATTATATCGTCAAGCCCTTCCATAACGAGGAGATCCGGCTGACCATCAGGCGGGTGCTCGAGCAGAAGCGGCTCATGACCGAAAACATCGCCCTCAAGCAGCAGATCAGCCAGCGACTGGATGCCTGCAGGGAGTTCGTTGCGAACTCCGAGTCGATGATGAAGATCGTCGAGACGCTCGAGAAGGTGATCCCGACGAAGAGCACTATCCTCATACTGGGTGAAAGCGGAACCGGGAAGGGACTGGTTGCCGAGCTCATTCACTGCAACAGCCCCCGGCGGGACAAGCCGTTCATATCGATCAACTGCTCCGCCATTCCCGAAGGGCTCCTCGAATCCGAGCTCTTCGGGTACAAGCGGGGCGCTTTCACCGGCGCGGTAGCGGACAAGCTGGGGCTCATTCCCCTTGCCCACCAGGGCACCCTCTTCCTCGATGAGATCGGGGACATGCCGCTTACCCTCCAGGCCAAGCTCCTGAAGATACTCGAAACAGGAGAGGTCTATCCCCTCGGCGATACGAAGCCGAAGGTGGTCGATATACGGCTCGTCGCAGCGACCAACGCGAACCTGGAGCAGCGGGTCAAGGAGGGGAAATTCCGCGAAGACCTCTACTACCGCCTCAATGTCATAGAGATAAACATCCCCCCCCTCAGGGAGCGCAAGGACGATATCGAGATCATCGCCCGCCATTTCCTGAAGAAGTTTGCGGAGGTCCACCAAAAACCGGTCAAGGGCATCGACAGCCAGGCGCTCGCTGCATTGCTCTCCTACTCCTGGCCCGGCAACGTGCGCGAGTTGGGCAATGTCGTCGAGCGTTCGGTCGTGCTCGCCGGGGGAGACCTCATTACGGTGGACGACCTGCCCGACAAGCTGAAAAAGACCGGGCAGGAGCAGGAGAGCGCGCCGCTCAAGGCGTACCTCGGCGACTATGAAAAAAATCTCTTGATAAAGATGTACCAGGCCCACGGCAAGAGCAAGGAAGAGACCGCCAGGGCTCTCGGCATAGACCTGGCGACGCTCTACCGGAAATTCAAGAAGTACGGGATCGAGGCCGAATGAAGAAGGCGTTCTATATCGGCGCGGCGCTCGGCGCCCTCCTCGGAGCGGTCGTGGCCCTGAGCATGGACCTCCTGCTCGGCCAGAGCCTCGGGAGCGGATGGAGCGAGGCGGTCGCCAACGACCTCAACCGCCTCTTCAATACCACCTTTCCTCACGACCATATCCTCGTCCTCTTCGGCGTCGTCGTCGCCATCGGCATCATCAGCGCCTTCGGCGCCTTCATCGGCGGCGTCTGCAGCGTCATGGTCGCCCGCCTCTTCATGATGCTCGCCAAAGAGGAAGAGGAATAGCGCCGCTCTAGAGAGGCGCCCCTGAGCCAGGGC from Nitrospirota bacterium includes the following:
- the rho gene encoding transcription termination factor Rho, which gives rise to MSISELKEKTVDELTALAKDLNVEGASGLRKQELIFAILQAQAEKAGTVYGAGVLEILPDGFGFLRSPDYSYLPSPDDIYVSPSQIRRFGLRTGDFVSGQIRPPKENERYFALLKVESINNETVEHNVSRPLFDNLTPYYPTEKINLEYDSSDFSMRVMDLITPIGKGQRGLIVAAPRTGKTMLLQSIAKAIKKNHKEVHLIILLIDERPEEVTDWKRQVSTAEIISSTFDEPPQRHCQVSEMVTERAKRLVEGKRDVIILLDSITRLARAYNAITPTSGKVLSGGLDANALQRPKRFFGTARSLEEGGSLTILATSLVDTGSRMDDVIFEEFKGTGNMEIHLDRKLVDKRIFPSIDINASGTRKEELLVDKDVLNKMWILRKVLNPLSTIESVEFLLSKLKGTKHNREFLEMMNK
- a CDS encoding PaaI family thioesterase, whose protein sequence is MAYNRETDDHCFVCGTANPCGLQLRFKADGGKVAASFTSSAAHQGYKGLVHGGILASILDEAMIQAALLRGLSPVTAELSVRFTSPLRVGERARVEAEIVTGGTRLLKAAARLFGADGGAIAEAQAKLIV
- a CDS encoding ATP-binding protein, which translates into the protein MKGYFLIVGTLVFVVSGLITLNIFFQQSLQMEIAEQFNRQQLLLSRSIADNIESHLQHEKAELLLISRILSEVDIRKNPSLLQEEITPAYTKLTNTGIGLIDAEGSLLFFKGDPALVRPVVPAMLGKAREAGPGGTALLESAGALFTLAPLYRQQRLEAVVFFWTRIDAIAHTYVSSIKSGSRGYAWMMDRSGNLLYHPTQPDMVGKNLYKADATCFKCHLSFDLEKKIIEGKTDSFGRHIAPSGEDKIIAFSTAQFGGLTWVIAISSPYSEVTRTTRNSMEIYSYLIISIFVTTSIVSAMLIVFNKKRITAESVARRKEELERYAVELEERVNDRTAELAGEKEKLNTIVSAIGSGIVLITRGGRIQWTNQAFAEMAGGDMVGRTCEEVCRDCTMLENYDSDDIDTVIVSNLFGKRDKFFQVTTAPVRGADGELHGYIRLIQDVTEIKKMEQQIMHSEKLASIGRLAAGIAHEIGNPLTSIFSFVQILREMEEDSFKRESLETIYFHINRISEILKQLSGFSKMPASGGMTSACSLNEIIETSVNLIQYDRKAKSTAIVKELAPSLPDVVCDSNQLSQVFVNLTLNAMDAMPDGGTLTVRSFLEDGAVVVQFRDTGTGIPKEDVNKIFDPFYTTKEKGTGLGLAVSYNIIKKMNGTLTVESEPGKGTTFVISLPVKGA
- a CDS encoding sigma-54 dependent transcriptional regulator; this translates as MKPKILIVDDEQDICKALAFLLRREEYEVVTAASGEEAVERIAGESFDVILTDLKMGKVDGMAVLEKARELAPDTPVLIMTAFASIESAVEAMRKGAADYIVKPFHNEEIRLTIRRVLEQKRLMTENIALKQQISQRLDACREFVANSESMMKIVETLEKVIPTKSTILILGESGTGKGLVAELIHCNSPRRDKPFISINCSAIPEGLLESELFGYKRGAFTGAVADKLGLIPLAHQGTLFLDEIGDMPLTLQAKLLKILETGEVYPLGDTKPKVVDIRLVAATNANLEQRVKEGKFREDLYYRLNVIEINIPPLRERKDDIEIIARHFLKKFAEVHQKPVKGIDSQALAALLSYSWPGNVRELGNVVERSVVLAGGDLITVDDLPDKLKKTGQEQESAPLKAYLGDYEKNLLIKMYQAHGKSKEETARALGIDLATLYRKFKKYGIEAE